One Gammaproteobacteria bacterium genomic region harbors:
- the nit gene encoding Deaminated glutathione amidase: MSRVAAIQMASGPNISANLLEAGRLIAQAAADGAKLIVLPEDFALIGFDQDRMKAREVDGKGPIQDFLAQHSARHGVWIVGGTVPLVANASDKIRAACLVYDATGQRVARYDKIHLFDVYLEETGEKYTESLTIEPGTSTLVIDTPFGRMGLAVCYDLRFPELLREMLDRRFEIVALPAAFTAITGKAHWESLVRARAIENLCYVVAAAQGGYHLNGRETHGDSMIVDPWGVILDRLARGSGVVSATINQKRLLSIRRNFPTIEHIRLHCAIDTSTYT, from the coding sequence ATGAGTCGTGTGGCCGCCATTCAAATGGCTTCCGGGCCAAACATTAGTGCCAATTTACTGGAGGCTGGACGACTCATCGCCCAAGCGGCTGCAGATGGCGCGAAACTTATTGTGTTACCAGAGGATTTCGCGCTCATTGGTTTCGATCAGGACAGAATGAAGGCTCGTGAGGTGGACGGTAAGGGTCCCATCCAAGATTTTTTGGCCCAGCATTCCGCACGTCATGGAGTCTGGATTGTGGGAGGGACCGTACCTTTGGTCGCTAATGCGTCCGATAAAATCCGCGCAGCGTGCTTGGTCTACGATGCGACCGGTCAACGAGTAGCACGCTATGACAAAATCCATCTTTTTGATGTCTATCTGGAAGAAACCGGAGAAAAATATACCGAATCCTTGACCATTGAACCAGGAACATCCACGTTGGTAATCGACACTCCTTTCGGACGAATGGGGTTAGCCGTATGTTATGACTTACGTTTTCCTGAATTATTACGTGAAATGCTGGATCGGCGCTTCGAGATTGTGGCTTTGCCAGCAGCTTTTACTGCCATTACAGGAAAAGCTCACTGGGAATCGCTGGTACGTGCCCGGGCCATTGAAAATCTTTGCTACGTAGTAGCAGCGGCTCAAGGGGGATATCATTTGAATGGTCGTGAAACTCACGGCGATAGTATGATTGTCGATCCGTGGGGAGTTATTCTGGATCGCCTTGCGCGTGGTTCGGGAGTCGTCTCCGCTACTATCAATCAGAAAAGACTACTGTCAATTCGACGCAATTTTCCAACAATTGAGCATATTCGTCTGCATTGCGCAATCGACACATCGACTTACACTTAA
- the bamC gene encoding Outer membrane protein assembly factor BamC, with the protein MLLVASHRAILFSWLALVLSACSSLTSDSSVEYEKATTLRSLDVPPDLVAPAADEEMIIPDSRSRVPTRYSEYADTTERQAPVTAGTVLPVQEDVRVVREGSQRWLVARGTPDQIWSKVRGFWISQGFPIKTEDAKTGILETDWLENRANIPQSGMRALFGKVLDKLYDSSTRDRFRVRIERGETPNNTEVYIAHMGVEEVVKGDGTAWQTRPNDPELEAVMLQRLMVFMGVKEEKAKTMVAVNEQHTDRVRLVTADETSLLRIEEDFPRAWRHVGLALDQVGFTVEDRDRSSGIYYVRYNDPLKSENKEKGFLSRLAFWRGKDTAPSTDQYQIYLQDRGERTEITARTKDGVHDASPTGQRILTLLYERLR; encoded by the coding sequence ATGTTACTCGTTGCTTCCCATCGTGCCATTTTGTTCTCATGGCTTGCGCTTGTCCTTTCCGCCTGTAGTAGCCTTACTTCTGATTCCAGCGTGGAATATGAAAAGGCCACCACCCTGCGTTCCCTGGATGTGCCACCCGACCTCGTCGCGCCAGCCGCAGACGAAGAGATGATAATTCCCGACAGCCGTTCTCGTGTTCCAACCCGTTATTCCGAGTACGCCGATACCACCGAAAGACAGGCTCCCGTCACTGCCGGCACCGTGCTCCCCGTCCAGGAGGATGTTCGGGTGGTGCGCGAGGGTAGCCAGCGCTGGTTAGTGGCACGGGGTACTCCGGATCAAATTTGGAGCAAGGTTCGTGGTTTTTGGATCAGTCAGGGTTTTCCTATCAAAACAGAGGATGCAAAAACCGGAATATTGGAAACTGACTGGCTGGAAAACCGCGCGAATATCCCCCAAAGTGGTATGCGTGCGCTGTTCGGCAAAGTACTGGACAAGCTATATGATTCCTCGACCCGCGACCGTTTCAGGGTACGCATTGAGCGAGGTGAGACACCGAACAATACCGAAGTTTACATTGCGCACATGGGAGTGGAAGAAGTGGTCAAGGGTGATGGCACGGCATGGCAGACGCGCCCTAACGATCCGGAGCTGGAAGCGGTCATGCTTCAGCGATTAATGGTATTCATGGGAGTGAAGGAGGAGAAAGCCAAAACCATGGTGGCAGTAAATGAACAGCACACGGATCGGGTACGGCTGGTCACCGCAGACGAAACTTCATTACTGCGGATCGAGGAAGATTTTCCGCGCGCCTGGCGTCATGTGGGTCTCGCCTTGGATCAGGTGGGTTTTACTGTGGAAGACCGTGACCGCTCCAGCGGGATCTACTACGTGCGCTATAACGATCCCCTGAAAAGCGAAAACAAGGAAAAAGGGTTCCTGTCTAGGCTCGCTTTCTGGCGTGGCAAGGACACTGCCCCGAGCACTGATCAGTATCAAATCTATCTCCAAGACCGTGGAGAGCGTACCGAAATCACAGCGCGAACCAAGGATGGTGTCCATGATGCTTCGCCCACGGGACAGCGCATTCTAACCTTGCTCTACGAGCGTTTGCGTTAA
- the ffh gene encoding signal recognition particle protein component has product MFENLTQRLERTLRNLRGQGRITENNIKDTLREVRMALLEADVALPVVRDFLEQIKIRAVGQEVMTSLTPGQALIKVVHEELVALMGEANQDLNLSVRPPAVILMAGLQGSGKTTTVAKLARFLKERKKKSTLVASCDIYRPAAIDQLRTLAAEVGCEFFPSTTRDNPVDIARNALDQARKRYVDVLIIDTAGRLHIDAEMMDEIKRIHAALDPVETLFVVDSMTGQDAANSARAFHGALPLTGVVLTKTDGDARGGAALSIRQITGKPIKFLGVGEKLNALEPFHPDRIASRILGMGDVLTLIEEASRNFDQEKALQMVEKLKKGKDFDLDDLRDQMRQMKQLGGMAGIMEKIPGMSSISPQIKGQLDDREFVRMEAIINSMTPQERRSPDIIKNSRKRRIAAGSGTQVQEINRLLKQFLQAQKMMKQLNRKGGIMGILRSIGATTRS; this is encoded by the coding sequence ATGTTTGAAAATCTCACGCAACGGTTGGAACGCACCCTGCGTAATCTACGTGGTCAAGGTCGCATCACGGAAAACAACATTAAGGACACCCTGCGCGAGGTACGGATGGCCTTGCTAGAAGCAGACGTGGCCTTACCCGTGGTCAGAGACTTTCTCGAACAAATCAAAATCCGGGCAGTGGGCCAAGAGGTGATGACAAGTCTTACGCCCGGCCAAGCGCTCATTAAGGTAGTGCATGAAGAATTAGTTGCTCTGATGGGGGAGGCCAACCAGGATCTCAATCTTTCGGTACGCCCGCCGGCGGTGATATTGATGGCGGGCCTGCAAGGGTCGGGCAAGACGACTACCGTGGCCAAGCTCGCACGCTTTCTCAAGGAACGGAAAAAAAAATCAACCCTGGTAGCGAGTTGTGATATTTATCGCCCCGCAGCCATTGATCAACTGCGGACTTTAGCTGCTGAGGTCGGATGCGAATTTTTTCCTAGCACCACGCGGGACAACCCTGTGGATATTGCCCGCAATGCGCTAGATCAAGCTCGGAAACGTTATGTCGATGTGCTCATCATTGACACAGCGGGCCGTCTTCATATCGATGCCGAAATGATGGACGAGATTAAACGCATCCATGCCGCGCTCGATCCCGTTGAAACCCTTTTTGTCGTTGACAGCATGACAGGCCAGGACGCGGCTAATTCCGCCCGCGCTTTTCATGGAGCGTTACCGCTCACCGGAGTGGTATTAACTAAAACAGATGGCGATGCGCGGGGTGGTGCTGCGCTCTCGATTCGTCAGATTACCGGCAAGCCAATCAAATTTTTAGGAGTGGGCGAAAAACTCAATGCTTTAGAGCCTTTCCACCCAGATCGGATAGCCTCGCGCATTCTGGGAATGGGTGATGTCCTTACCTTGATCGAGGAGGCCAGTCGCAATTTCGATCAGGAGAAAGCTCTCCAGATGGTTGAAAAATTAAAAAAAGGAAAGGATTTTGATTTAGATGATCTGCGCGATCAAATGCGTCAGATGAAACAATTGGGTGGGATGGCGGGGATCATGGAAAAAATTCCCGGCATGAGCAGCATTTCTCCCCAAATAAAAGGCCAACTCGACGACAGGGAATTTGTCCGCATGGAGGCAATCATTAACTCCATGACCCCCCAAGAGCGACGTTCTCCAGATATCATCAAGAATTCGCGCAAGCGGCGTATTGCCGCTGGTTCCGGGACACAAGTTCAAGAGATTAACCGGCTACTCAAGCAATTCCTTCAAGCCCAAAAAATGATGAAACAACTAAATCGAAAGGGCGGAATCATGGGTATATTGCGTTCCATTGGAGCCACCACCCGCAGCTAA